Below is a genomic region from Methanomassiliicoccales archaeon.
TATGTCACCGATGCGTCCGGTCGTGGGACAATGACACCTGTGGTCATTCCCGTCGAGCATAACGTTCATTATGAAACGGTTCGGTCTGGAGGTGATCAGGCCTTCGACCAGCTCTTCACGGAACCTGTATCTATCGGCGCCCATCGAGGAGAAGAGGTCAGCATACCATATCAAATCGATTGATGGAACAAGAGAATTATACTGCGTACTGTCAATTGGACCCACATGACCATGAAGACCCGGACCATCGTCCAGAAAGTGATCGTCCCTGCCACCCCGGAAGAGGTCTATGACGCTTTCATGGACCCAGAAAAACATTCGGAGTTCACCCAAACCGAGACCACGGGCAGCCAGGAAGTAGGGGGGGAGGTGTCGGCCGGAGATGGATACATCTCGGCCAAGAATATTGAATTGAAAAAGGGCAGGAAGATCGTGCAGGAATGGACCACCACGGAATGGCCGGAGGGGTATCCGCCCTCGATCCTGGAGCT
It encodes:
- a CDS encoding SRPBCC domain-containing protein, giving the protein MTMKTRTIVQKVIVPATPEEVYDAFMDPEKHSEFTQTETTGSQEVGGEVSAGDGYISAKNIELKKGRKIVQEWTTTEWPEGYPPSILELDLRKVEGGTELTMTHSKVPDEQADDYAEGWKEYYWDLMVEYFRKKKEG